In the Nerophis ophidion isolate RoL-2023_Sa linkage group LG19, RoL_Noph_v1.0, whole genome shotgun sequence genome, one interval contains:
- the LOC133538400 gene encoding zinc finger protein 771-like isoform X1: MCERTIAKYEEELCPTKEEKERQHQLLDAVFKKHQVVLHRTDVQQHPHIKEEEEDPQPPHIKEEEEEVWVSQEGECLLGQEEADVSKFPLTVVSVKTEEHEDEAAESSQLHHSPNLNEEHLPHEQGKEPQSPHIHEEDEVPLSQHIKEGGEEPQHPHIKEEEEEHSISQEGEHLEGLLEFPVTGVPVKSEDDEVKGESEERGGGEPPSISSIQHMTTEADGDHCGGSQADKLLAPLSDSEDTTSHSPHTDDEDSRDDATCHTDNTHFTCPTCHKTFKYHSHLKRHMRTHTGEKPFACSECGKCLVTSCNLKVHMRTHAGEKPFSCSTCGKGFTQSCYLKRHMRTHTGEKLFSCSICGKSFTRSCYLKEHTRTHTGEKPFSCSTCGKGFTTSQNLKKHTRTHTGEKSHSCSICNRSFCERSNLVRHMRRHPGEKVLKV; this comes from the exons atgtgcgaaagaaccatagcaaagtatgaggaggaactttgtcctacaaaagaggagaaggagcgacaacatcaactactggacgctgttttcaagaaacatcaagttgtgttacacagaacag acgtccagcagcacccccacattaaagaggaagaggaggatccacagcctccccacattaaagaggaagaggaggaagtgtgggtcagtcaggagggagagtgtcttctagggcaggaggaggctgatgtcagcaagtttccactgactgttgtctctgtgaagactgaagagcatgaagacgaagcagctgagtcctcacagcttcatcacagtccaa acctcaatgaagaacatcttcctcatgagcaggggaaggagccacagtccccccacatacACGAGGAAGATGAGGTACCACTgtcccaacacatcaaagagggaggagaggagccacagcacccccacattaaagaagaagaggaggaacacagcatcagtcaggagggagagcatcttgaaggactgctggagttcccagtgactggtgtccctgtgaagagtgaagatgatgaggtgaaaggtgaaagtgaggagaggggagggggggagcctccaagcatcAGCTCaatacaacacatgacaacagaagctgatggagaccactgtggaggatcacaagcagacaagctcttagctccactatcagatagtgaggacacaacctcacactctcctcacactgatgatgaagactctagagatgatgcaacatgtcacactgacaacactcacttcacatgtcctACCTgtcacaaaacatttaaataccatagtcatctgaaaagacacatgagaacacacactggggaaaaaccttttgcttgctcagaatgtggtaaatgttTAGTAACAAGttgcaatttgaaagtacacatgagaacacacgccGGGGAAAAACCCTTTTCATGTTCAACctgcggtaaaggttttacacaaagttgctatttgaaaagacacatgagaacacacacgggcgaaaaactattttcttgttcaatctgtggtaaaagttttacacgAAGTTGCTATTTAAAAGaacacactagaacacacactggtgaaaaacctttttcctgttcaacctgtggtaaaggttttactacaagtcagaatttgaaaaaacacactagaacacacactggtgaaaaatcacattcctgttcaatctgtaacagaagcttttgtgaacgatcaaaccttgtaagacacatgagaagacacccaggagagaaagtgttaaaagtttaa
- the LOC133538400 gene encoding involucrin-like isoform X2 — protein sequence MCERTIAKYEEELCPTKEEKERQHQLLDAVFKKHQVVLHRTDVQQHPHIKEEEEDPQPPHIKEEEEEVWVSQEGECLLGQEEADVSKFPLTVVSVKTEEHEDEAAESSQLHHSPNLNEEHLPHEQGKEPQSPHIHEEDEVPLSQHIKEGGEEPQHPHIKEEEEEHSISQEGEHLEGLLEFPVTGVPVKSEDDEVKGRTSIHPFPTAYSLFGVSGGTGAYLSYNRAEGGVHPGQVATSPQGQRSYLISSKKVLLSVN from the exons atgtgcgaaagaaccatagcaaagtatgaggaggaactttgtcctacaaaagaggagaaggagcgacaacatcaactactggacgctgttttcaagaaacatcaagttgtgttacacagaacag acgtccagcagcacccccacattaaagaggaagaggaggatccacagcctccccacattaaagaggaagaggaggaagtgtgggtcagtcaggagggagagtgtcttctagggcaggaggaggctgatgtcagcaagtttccactgactgttgtctctgtgaagactgaagagcatgaagacgaagcagctgagtcctcacagcttcatcacagtccaa acctcaatgaagaacatcttcctcatgagcaggggaaggagccacagtccccccacatacACGAGGAAGATGAGGTACCACTgtcccaacacatcaaagagggaggagaggagccacagcacccccacattaaagaagaagaggaggaacacagcatcagtcaggagggagagcatcttgaaggactgctggagttcccagtgactggtgtccctgtgaagagtgaagatgatgaggtgaaag GtcgtacttccatccatccatttcctaccgcttattcccttttcggggtgtcggggggcactggcgcctatctcagctacaatcgggcggaaggcggggtacaccctggacaagtcgccacctcaccgcagggccaaagGTCGTACTTGATTTCttcaaaaaaagtacttttatcaGTCAACTAA
- the LOC133538400 gene encoding uncharacterized protein LOC133538400 isoform X3 — protein MRRNFVLQKRRRSDNINYWTLFSRNIKLCYTEQTSMKNIFLMSRGRSHSPPTYTRKMRYHCPNTSKREERSHSTPTLKKKRRNTASVRRESILKDCWSSQ, from the exons atgaggaggaactttgtcctacaaaagaggagaaggagcgacaacatcaactactggacgctgttttcaagaaacatcaagttgtgttacacagaacag acctcaatgaagaacatcttcctcatgagcaggggaaggagccacagtccccccacatacACGAGGAAGATGAGGTACCACTgtcccaacacatcaaagagggaggagaggagccacagcacccccacattaaagaagaagaggaggaacacagcatcagtcaggagggagagcatcttgaaggactgctggagttcccagtga